CAGCACCACGCCGGGCGGGCAGCGGAACGACTGGAGCATCAGCAACGACGCGCGGGAAGACGGCTCGCTGAGCCCGGCCTGGAACGGCGTCTGGGACCTGGCGGTGCGGCGCGGGCCGGACGGCTGGCACGCCGAGTATCGGATCCCGTTCACCACACTCCGGTTCACCACCCGGAACGGCCGCGCCGAGCTGGGGTTGAGCCTCAACCGCCTCACGGCGCACTCCAACGAGCGGGTCACCTTCCCGGCCATCAAGCCCTCGGCGGCCAACGCGCTGTGGAAGCCGTCGCGCTGGCAGCGGGTCAGCATCGAGAACATCAGCATCGCCCGAAGCCTCCGGGTGATGCCGTACGTCATAGCCGGCTCCGAGGGGAGTCGCGTGCCCGATCCGGTGCTCTCGCCCTGGCACCGCGATGAGCGGTTCGAGGCGGGCGGCGACCTCAAGACCGCGCTCTCCCCCAACCTCACCCTCGACCTCACCGTCAACACCGACTTCGCCGAGGCCGAGGTGGACGACCAGCGGGTGAATCTCACCCGGTTCCCGCTGTTCTATCCCGAGCGGCGGGCCTTCTTCGTGGAGCGCGCCGGCACCTTCGAGGTGAAGACCGGCGAGACGGATCTCCTGTTCAACAGCCGCCGCGTCGGCCTCACGGCCTACGGCGAGCCCGTCCGCCTGCTCGGCGGCGCGCGGCTGGTGGGGCGGGTCGGCGGCTGGGACCTCGGCTTCTTCGACGCGCACACCGGCCGCACACCCGCGGGAGCGCGGGAGAATCTGGGCGTGCTGCGCGCGCGGCACCCACTCTGGAACCAGCGCTCCTGGGCCGGCCTCATGCTCACCTCGCGGGTGACGCCGGACTCGGGCCAGGTGGCCCTCGGCGCCGACGGCGAGCTCTACCTGGGCGGCGACGACTACGTCGGCTTCGCGCTGACGGCGCTCGCGGGAGACGCAGGTCCAGGTCTCGACGACGGCGTGCTGCCCCGCGGGGCGCTCCGACTGCTCGCGGAGCGCCGCCGCAACCGGGGGATGTGGTATCGCGCCGGCGTCGCCACCACCGGCGCCCGGTACACGCCGGCGTTGGGCTACGTCGAGCGAGGCGATGCGATCCAGCCCCTTGCGGAGCTCGGCTATGGGTGGGTGGTATCCCCGGCAGGACACCAGGTGCGCGCGAGCGTGGCGTCGGCGTTCGCCTATCGCAACGCGGCGGGCGCGTTCGACGGATCGACCGCGTCCGCCGTCCTGGAATACGAGCGGCCGAGCGGCACGCTCTGGACCCTCACGGTCACGCGCCAGGAGGACGACTTGGTGGTGCCGTTCACGCCGGTGCCGGACGCCTCGGTACCCGCGGGGCGATACGTGGCCGGGTACGCCGAGCTCAAGCTCAAGGCGTCGACCGGACCGCGCGCGGTGGTCGGCGGGACCGTGCGCGCTGGGGAGTATTACGACGGCACGCTCTACTCACTGATCCTCTCCCCTGAGTGGCGCGCGTCGGCACACCTGCGGCTTTCCGCCGATCTGGAGCTCGATCGTCTGGACTTCCCTGTGCGTGACGAGCGGGTCTGGTCGCCGCTGGCACGCCTCCGCGTGCTCGCGTCGGCAAGCCCAAGGCTCTCGTTCAGCGCCGTGTTCCAGGCCAACGGCACGGCCGACCTCGCGACCGCCAACCTGCGGCTACGCTACTCCGTGAGAGAGGGGCACGACCTATGGCTGGTTTACAACCACGACCAGAACCTCGACCGCAATCGTTGGTGGCCCGACACCCGCATTCCGGGCACCGCGCGATCCGGCTTGTTGGTCAAGTACACGAGGAGCTTCGGGCGGTGACGACGATTCGAGCACAGCTCGAGCGGCTCTGGCTCTCGCTGCCGCGGCTCCAGCGCGAGTGCCGCGTGGCCATCGGCGTCCTCGGCCTGTACTGATGTTGCTTGGAGTGCCAAGAACGGAGTCCTTGATGGACTGGATCCTCCTGATCGTCCCCGGCGCCATCTGGGGCGCGTCATTCCTCTTCATCGCCGAGGGCCTGGAAGCCATGGGCCCCAATGGCGTCACCTTCACCCGCATCCTGGTGGGCTTCCTCACCCTCGCCCTCTTCCCGGGCTCACGTCGCGCGATACGCCGCGAGGACTGGCTCGGCACTGCGCTCGTCGGCGTGCTGTGGATGGCATTCCCGTTGAGCATGTTTCCCTACGCCGAGCGGCATGTCTCCTCGGCACTCACGGGCATGTTGAACGGCGCGGTGCCGCTGTTCATCGCGACCGTCGCCGCGGGCATGGCGCGCCGGTGGCCGTCGCAGGGCATCGCCCTGGGGCTCGCGGTCGGCCTGGCCGGGGCGCTGCTGATGGGGCTGCCGGCGCTCGGCGAGGGCAGGAGCACCGCGCTCGGCGTCCTGCTCATCCTGGCGGCGCTCGTGTCCTACGGGTTCGCGCTCAACATCGCCCGGCCGGTCCAGCAGCGGAACGGTGCGCTGCCGGTGATCTGGCGGGCGCAGGCGGTGGCACTGGTGCTGACCGCGCCCCTCGGCCTGCCGGAGCTGCTCCAGGCGCGGTGGTCGGCCGGGCCGCTCTTCTCAATGCTCGCGCTGGGCGCGCTCGGCACCGCCGTCGCCTACGTGCTGACCGTGATGGCGGCCGGTCGCGTGGGCGCGACCAAGGCCTCGGCCACGGCCTTCCTCATTCCGCCGGTGGCGTTGCTGCTCGGTGTGCTTGTGCGGGGAGAGCGCGTCGCCGGGCTGTCGGTGGTCGGTGGGGTCGTGTGCCTGGCGGGTGCCTGGCTGATGCGCAGGGCCCAGCTCGAGTCCGCGGTCCGCGCCACGCCCGCCGCCAGCCAGCCGGTTCGCCCAGCCGCGTAGCGCGTTTGTCTCCCTGAGCGACGCGAAGGGGCCAAAACCCAACGCCTGACCGCTTCGCTTCGCTCAGCGAGACAAACGCCCCCGATCTCACCCTCCGTGATGATGCCCTGCGGCCGCCTGGGCGCCGGCGTTGGCGCAGCTCACCTTGGGATTCCACGGCGCGAAGGTCCCGCTCGGGTTGTGCCGCCCCGCATAGATGTGGAGGCCCCAGACCCCGAACTCCGGCACCTGTGCGAACTCCTGCCCCAGCAGCGTCGGCGGGGCGTCGGTGGCCGGGTGATCGGCGAACGGCACGATGTACTCCACGCCCACCAAGCGCAGCTTGCCGTTCTTCTCCGGCTCGTACAGCAGCAGCTCGGGCTGGAGCAGGTCGACGACGCCCCCGTCCTGAATGAACGCCAGGTTCCCGTAGTGGAATCCCATCGCCCCGGTCCCCGGCGTGCTCGGCAGGTCACCCGACTTGAGGCAGGGAGTGATCTGGGTGGACCAGCCCGCGTCCGAAGCGGTCTGGAAGTCATGGAAAGGTGCCAGCAGCCGGCGCAGTTGCGCGATCTGGCTCGCGGTCGAGGCGCTGAAGGTGGCCGGCGCATCGACCGCCGACACCCCTTCGGGTGCGAGCGTGCCCGAATGATCCTCGCAGGCGAGAAGCATGGTGACGAGGCCAAGTGTGACTGGGATACGTGCGCGCATGGATACACTCCTGACGAGAAGGGCGATCAGCTTGTTTGGGACCGATCACGTCAAAAATCGTGTTCGGGAACCGGATTGTGTTAAGGAGATCGTAATTTGAGCGTGAAAGGAGACAAGGGAAGGCCTGGCCACCCGCTTTGATCTCCCTGTCGAAGGCGCGTAAGTTCTTCCTCCAAGGGGTTTTGGGGTATTATTCAGGGTGGGGCCGATCCGCACCAGTGCGCCCCCGAGGAGCCGGTGTGCCGATGAACGCTGACTTATCGCAGATGGAGGACCCGCTCGGCCTCATGCGCCTCGGGTATAGCGGGCCACTCCTCGAGCTTCACGCCCGGCGCTGGCAGGATGGCCGCTCCTCCGAGCAGCTCGAAGTCATCGCCGAAGAGACTCCGGTGGCCATCGTGTACAACGGCATCCCGCATGTCGTGATGATGGCCACCCCCCAGGACCTGGAGGATTTCGCGCTCGGCTTCAGCATCACCGAGGAGCTCATCGCCACGCCGGACGATCTCCTGAAGGTCGAGTGCGTTCGCTACAGTCAGGGCCACGAGATCCAGGCGACCGTCACGCCCAGATCCGAAGAGATCATCGCCGGCCGAACCCGGCGGCTCACC
The nucleotide sequence above comes from Gemmatimonadales bacterium. Encoded proteins:
- a CDS encoding DUF5916 domain-containing protein, which gives rise to MTTVILLLLATPAPAAAQRPDAVWPLPRLQGEIRVDGRSDDPAWRAVAPVPMSVYLPTYGAAPTERTDARVGYDSDAIYVMVDAWEAHPGGVRASSMIRDDDSPGDFVNVLLDTFGDRQTALSFSTTPGGQRNDWSISNDAREDGSLSPAWNGVWDLAVRRGPDGWHAEYRIPFTTLRFTTRNGRAELGLSLNRLTAHSNERVTFPAIKPSAANALWKPSRWQRVSIENISIARSLRVMPYVIAGSEGSRVPDPVLSPWHRDERFEAGGDLKTALSPNLTLDLTVNTDFAEAEVDDQRVNLTRFPLFYPERRAFFVERAGTFEVKTGETDLLFNSRRVGLTAYGEPVRLLGGARLVGRVGGWDLGFFDAHTGRTPAGARENLGVLRARHPLWNQRSWAGLMLTSRVTPDSGQVALGADGELYLGGDDYVGFALTALAGDAGPGLDDGVLPRGALRLLAERRRNRGMWYRAGVATTGARYTPALGYVERGDAIQPLAELGYGWVVSPAGHQVRASVASAFAYRNAAGAFDGSTASAVLEYERPSGTLWTLTVTRQEDDLVVPFTPVPDASVPAGRYVAGYAELKLKASTGPRAVVGGTVRAGEYYDGTLYSLILSPEWRASAHLRLSADLELDRLDFPVRDERVWSPLARLRVLASASPRLSFSAVFQANGTADLATANLRLRYSVREGHDLWLVYNHDQNLDRNRWWPDTRIPGTARSGLLVKYTRSFGR
- a CDS encoding DMT family transporter; translation: MDWILLIVPGAIWGASFLFIAEGLEAMGPNGVTFTRILVGFLTLALFPGSRRAIRREDWLGTALVGVLWMAFPLSMFPYAERHVSSALTGMLNGAVPLFIATVAAGMARRWPSQGIALGLAVGLAGALLMGLPALGEGRSTALGVLLILAALVSYGFALNIARPVQQRNGALPVIWRAQAVALVLTAPLGLPELLQARWSAGPLFSMLALGALGTAVAYVLTVMAAGRVGATKASATAFLIPPVALLLGVLVRGERVAGLSVVGGVVCLAGAWLMRRAQLESAVRATPAASQPVRPAA